A segment of the Marmota flaviventris isolate mMarFla1 chromosome 2, mMarFla1.hap1, whole genome shotgun sequence genome:
TAACCCTAATGATGCAAGTCATGGGGGAACACTTTGTAAATGGTCGGGATAAAAACCAAACCTGGGTATCAGATCCCAGTGCTACTTTTTACTACGGGCGATGAGGGGACTAAAAATTCTACTTTGaattatttagcttttttaaaaCAGTGGGTTGTGTTTGTGCTTCTCCCTCCTTTTAGCACCTGCAGAACGTACAGCCCACACAGAATTAAGACCATTTTGTGTGACACTAGTAGTGGGGGGTAATATTTTACATAAGAAGAACTACTTATGAATAAGGTTACCCCAACCATGATGAGGAGGATGTTCACATATTAGGACTGTGCCACCAAATGAATTTTGCCCCTATTGTGCTATTTTACTTTGGAGTGGGGAAAATAAGGTCTTGCTTAGTACAACTAtttgttagaaataaaaacatttagacAAAAGTCtcagttaaatttatttaattggaAATAATCAGAAATCTTTCTCTTCATCAGATGTTTGGTCACCTTGCAACATTTTTCGTCTTTGAGCTTGAATGtagacctagaaaaaaaaaaatcaaattagcaATGtgtgcaaaaaaattaaaactttagcAAGTTCCATTTTATAAGAATGCCTTACTAAGGACTGAGCACCAGTGACTCAAGCAGTTATTTGTACCTTGTTGTTGGGAGACTACCTGaactttaaaatggtaaataaatttGACACGATATCTTATAATAAGTAGAGAAGTCAGGATTTCAACCCTAGTTTTGCCCAATTTGAATGTGCACTCCTGTTTCCACTGCTGGTATTATTTATACCTTGGTACCCATTAAAGATCTTCTCACTGAGagtatacctcagtggtagagcacatgcttagcatgtattaggctctggattcaatccctagcactaaaaatTAAGGGGTCCTCCtgtttctccacattttttagaagtgaacactctaccactaccACTCTTAGCAAGTATTAGAGAAGGTTTTCAGACCTAAATTTCCCCAAATTCCTATCATTCCACATTTCTGGCTTATTAAGTAATACATGGAAAGCTCATAATAAAGAAGCATTTACCTTTACTCCATCAATAATATGATTTTCCTGTTGCATTGCATTCTGAAGTTCTTCTTCTGATGAAAAGTGAATCCAACCCATACCTTTATGAAAGCCAGTCTCTTTGtcctgaaaatttttaataacaaagaTTAATCATGAACTTGAAAAAATTTCCAGGAACTTCAAATCAAACAACTTCTTCATTTGTCAAAACCAGATTACAGACAAATGTCAAATAACTTGCTTTAGTATATATTTACCTTCCTCCAGGATATATACCAGTGTCAACATTCTGCTTTTTTAACTGTCACTGGAGAAGATAAGGATAATGAGGTTTATGCATTATTCTAGATGCAGACCACAGTAACAGCCAAGGGAAACTGATTACTACAGTACTCAGACTAACCCCCTCATTCCTAGGAACTAGAAATAAGCCCCAAAACCTAGCTGCATCTGACATTTCTGAAACTACAACCTCATCACCACTACTACACTTGTATCACATGTTCCTAACAAGACAGGAAAGAAATATTATCTTTACATAGCTAGACTTCTGGTTAATTTAAGCAATTTGCTACTTTCCCTTGCACAGTACTTCTCAAAGTATGAATGATGTGGAAAATAGAGTCTTGTGCTTGGAGGCACACTGCTGTGTCCCTTTAGCCATCCATTAAAGGACAGGCTGGGGAAGATGATCATTTGGTTCTCAATCTTGCTAAAAGTTATGTTGTGTTTTGTGGaagaccaaccttgcacgtgactgggtcacactcccgGCTGGGTACtaaggcactcagtcacagaaatgtggcagagctttccccacccttcttgggttcaaggttcggtgtctcctgcatgggtgtgtcttgctacagccccctGGGTGAaactatgctcacctgttcctttgtaatataaccccttgccctgtttaggatagaatcttccatggaagtgccttgtgtgtgccccttctcttactgtgcccttgggtgtggcctacccaggtgtcagtcaacctgctgacagtggacatcatgaagatagactcagccccctgaaacctgaccccttgccttatttgaatAACTTCTCCTCacgagctctctctctctcttcctgcggacccttaaggtcaggaGTCaccacagtgaccccaaagaaaaaggtatttgtgtctcttatgtggttatttcgtgcagcccaattagcccagtttaactggagtgactcCCTGAGCCGGCAGTGTTTTACCAAAAAAGTCAAAAGACTTAGATATTGCTCCTGTTCTTCAGAGTGTTAACCAAGAATGCAGGAAAAGTTTCTGGTGATTTCCCAGTCATCTCATCATTTACTTTCCTACCTGTGATAGATGCCTCCATTGGATTGACCCATTTCCACAagtaaaggcatttaaaaaaaaaaaacaaaaaactgagtgttttaaattttagataatatattCCTAAAAAAGAAACCAGGATTTCCAACTTGCATACAATAAATTTAACTTGAATTAATATTTTCctgttatattttgtttagtgttttaCCAAGAATCAAAGCCTTTTTATAAGATCTGTTCATCCTGGGTCCTAAATTCATTTTTAGTGGCAACCAAGaaaaatctattcatttttattagaagaaatgtttgtaaatgtgctaagagccaagtatatgatgcatggcatttttggtctaaaggtgacgccagctagccattgagatgatatgattatgttaagatttgcattcatatggatattggactcagatgatatgattatgttaagatttgcattcatatggatattggactcctgctgttcacctaggccggctacgggactcctggagagttcccattggttggggaagtacagtaggagggagttccgggggaggagctctctctgcggtccgggaggaggccgcgtgggcggaaaaaatcttcccgggcggtaccggacattggtggcagtttcaaaaaataaactttgttcctgcttgagtggctcgtgattttgtgcccagccagactgcggcaactggtggcccgtacggggaacgcctgaagtttggagctgagtaaaattgctcgcccctgagggaaggcaacaaaatgggtgaccatttcaaaaaacaatgtgttctcgttttgatttatcttgtttttgtttcaagctgcctatccctagaattttctcaggcaaactgggaaaattggttggctcaaggtttgaagttattcggccctgagaaagagaaaattgatacaactattctttgttcggtttttgtttcattctgtttcggttttgttttatgctatcttattgggttgcattacctttatagtagattagaaactagtaaaaaacaaaccgaaagactgttaagtaaattgttagaggtccagactatggtagaaaacatgttaggtcaagcgaaagagaaggtctctcaagctagtcagacagagaaagatttgaagaaagaaagcttagaggaaaaacaaccatcaggcggggaattacaacaggaggctgctactaaccccgttctatcaccagagggcgtaattcaaccaacagctccatctacagctgagcggccctcaactcccgtagttgatggacagaatcctgaggcaggaccccaaagattagcatgccctgtacttgagcaggcaggagggcaacgaattcaccatgctttagatttcaaaacagtgaagcaattaaaggaggctgtaacaacctacgggccgcaagcacccttcactgtgagcatggtcgaatccattaccaacttagacatgacgccagcagattgggctaacatgtgtcgatctgtgctaaatggaggacaatatttgttatggaaggttgccaatgaggaattttgcatggagacagctaggcgaaatgcaacagccggttaccctcaaagaaatctagagatgttattaggaaaaggaccttatgagggtcaacggcaacaaattgaatatgatcctggcgtatacgcacaaattgctgcagacgcagttagggcatggaaaactttacaggggcatagagatttacaaggacaattatctaaggtaatacaaggagctaatgaaccttacgctgaatttgtagataggcttattcagacagcatctagagtatttggagatacagaacaggcaatgccatttataaaacaactggcttatgaccaagcaaatcgttgctgcagagaggtcatcagaccatggaaacatgaagatttaaacacatatattaaattatgtagagacattaatgaacaagggcaagtcttagcagcagtacaacaggctttagatgccaggccaaaaacatgctataattgtgatcaaacaggacattttaaaaggagttgccccataggaggagggtttaacaaggctaggtatcaaaggaatagaataccgggtatttgcccacgatgccgtagagggaaacattgggctaatgaatgccgttctcaaaccaccatagaaggtattccgttatcaaaaaacagacaaggaccaaatgtttacccacgatatcgtggagaaagacatcaggctccattgccaaaaaacggactggagggcccaatgctccggggcccaaaaccacaaatatacggggcaatggaggaacccagcaacaccatcaaggtagtgcccaggacgcattatccattaaatccctcatcagacaaactagagggagtgcaaggttggacatctgtgcctctgccagagcagtactaactccagagatgggagttcaaatcattcccacaggagtaaaaggacctcttccccaaggaacagtaggcttattattgggacgcagttcttcaacactaaaaggacttatgataagtcctggggtaattgatcccgattatgaaggtgaaataaaaattatagctagttctccaagaggtatatcagtaatttcaccaggagatagaatagcacagttattaataatacccagcctacatgataaattttccagtcatactgtagaaagaggttccaggggattaggctccacaggtgtagattgggctatgctgtctttaaatctagattctcgcccaatgctaaaactaaatattcaaggacatgactttaatgggctacttgatacaggtgcagaccttagcatcatatctcatcaagaatggccgaaacattggccattacaacaagccactcaaacgcttcaaggcctaaGAGTgacaactaatccccatagaagtgcaatggtattagattggaaggatcctgaaggatgtgaaggaactatacagccctatgtattggatcatcttcctataaatttatggggacgagatgtcctagatcaattaggtttgacattaacaaataacatcaatcctaatgcgcccactactagagctagacaaggctttaggaaagaagaaagattaagagaacaagaacaaggtatgacagcaccaattcaaatagatcaaaaaacaaatagacatggattgggttttcagaaaggaccactgagacaatcaaaattacttggaaatcaaaaagaccagtgtgggttcctcagtggcccctgactaaagaaaagatacaaatagcccatgacctggtcaaacaacaattagcggagggacatatacaaccttccgtatctccccataatactcccatttttgtcattaaaaagaaatctggtaaatggagattattacaagatttaagagccattaataatgagatggttattatgggacctgctcaatcagggattccccaattgtctgctttaccaaaaacctggtatgttttagctatagatattaaagattgttttttttcaattccaattcatcccgaggatagtccacattttgcatttactatccctgcactaaatcatgaaggtcctgatcagagatatgaatggaaagtactccctcaagggatggctaatagtccaactatgtgtcaaatttatgttaacaaagcaatccagccacttagaaatcaaaatcctgaactacaaatatttcactatatggatgatgtgttattggcacataaagataaaaacacattgctagaatgttatgccacacttacaaatttattaaaaaattataatctagagatagcaatagataaagtacaattaaatcttccaattaattatttaggggttttattatcctcaaccatggtccgtccacccaaaattcaaatacgaatagatcaactcaaatcacttaacgactttcaaaagttattaggagacataaattggataaggccttatctaggcataccaacaggaaagttgggacctttatttgatattctaaaaggtccatcagatccaaattcaccccgcatgttgacgcctgaagcaagaaaggcattaaaaatcattgaaacatatatggaaaatatgcatttggatagaattgatataagtttgcctttattatttattgtactgccaacaaaaaatattcctacaggagtattctggcaagaaggtccattattgtggatacatttatcttattctcctaacactattcttactaggtatcctgaggctgtaggacaattaatactcaaaggaataaaagcagccaagggagtgtttgggatttctcccaataaaattattactccatatactatagatcaaattgatgagttagctaatgagttaaatacttgggcaataatcatgtgtaaatctaatgtttcatttgataatcacttaccgtctaatcctttgttgtctttttggtctaaacatcctgtaatttttccaaagatgacaaaaaaaacccctatcatgtatgctccaaatatattcactgatgggtcaaataatggtacagcagcagtagttacccctgatcaaacttttacatttttagtacccaaacaatcagctcaaaaggtagagcttaatgcagtattacaagcttttatgatgtttaaagattctgtatttaatttattttctgatagtcagtacgTAGTTAAtactatagtatcccttgaagatgctggtaggatttccccttcttctactgttttctctttgttttccactatacaaagtctaatctgggacagaaaagatccattctttataggacatatcagggcacatacaggattgcctggagcccttagtttgggcaatgagttagcagataaatctacacatgacatacatattttctccacaatagaagaagctataaattttcataaaaggttccatgtcaatgctaatactttacaaaagcgttttaaaataactaaagaacaagcccaacatataataaaacaatgtcaaaattgtgtgacatttttaccacaaattaatcttggagtcaatcctagaggactgatacctaaccatatttggcagatggacgtcacacacttgccacaatttggaaaattaaaatatttacatgttacagttgatacttcttccggatttctgatgggctcccttcatgccggagaaaaaactaaagatgttatagctcattgcttacaaaattttgccactgtgggcgttccaaaacagttaaaaaccgataatggtcctggttatacgtccacctcttttaaacaattttgctcatcatttggcattactcacataacagaaattccatacaatccacaaggacaaggcatagttgaaagagctcatcaaactattaaaatgtacttattaaaacaaaaggagggaattggaaaggggtatatatcccccaaagataaacttaaaataaccctttttactctaaactttttaaatttggattcatcagggcttagtgctgcggaaagacatttgtatccaaaaaatgtacataagcctaaggtactttggaaggatattctaacaggacaatggaaaggtcctgacccagtgatagtctggagtcggggctctgtttgtgtttttccacagggagaacagcagccgatttggattccagagagattaactaaaacaatttctacagaacaaaaggaaaatgattcgactcaaatccataacagctgatatccagagctccagcttggctattcttacatctgcgacagtgattaaccaggatgcttttttcaatatctattttattattgctttttcccacatcataaagttctattttatttttgagctcatacagacctaggttaatgttttttctgatcagttttattttttgactgtggagtttttgaacattgcaatggagatttcacctaggtaaagctacaaggcctttactattgtcttatgtgttatatgttacgtgtgcacacttctgttttgtgttgtatgtctgtatgtgcgtatgtccatgtatcacatatgaggggcgctcatgcacatggatccaaaaattttttttttattattattcacgtgattttaatagtttaatttaatttgggtaaacagctgttgaggattgttttaatatatgaacaaatagaaggttaacagatctgtttgtttactttcacctttccttttcattatatttaataattctgttcaggataatgtaaattgttctaaatattgttctcttagtacctgttgaaatgttacatattttttttagcatcattgtcaaaattcctattttcatcccagtgccggtgaagacaaagataaaaccaaactacaacttcttcgagagttatcacaacaaaccgtgtaaactgatacatgaatgatttataactcaacaagtaatgctcaatcaatgagtcgatttattttggaaggatatggacatattgatagattcctctgctttgaactgcttacaaaacttgcctggactatgtatcacttgtatgctttattttgggaggatatggacatattgatagattcctctgctttgaactgcttatagaatttgcctggactatgtatcacttgtatgctttgtgatctatttgttgatgcagcgaattatggtagtgctagcgtatctttgctgatgtgtccagtgatgtaatttttcctaggagccgttaattgacttggtgtcatgacatttctgtatcctcctcccttctactagtgatggtctaattttgggggccaacagaggtgaggtaaagaacctcacccccccaccagcaccaagggccaaatttgggggccaacagaggtgaggcaaagaacctcacccccccactggtacataggcctatccacaagtatggctatatgctggaccggtagtcagtgacgggtatgatccaattgcagtggtatcaacctaagacaggaggctgacgcctaaaagtcagttttccgatgacgggtaagaaccatatgttgaattggacaaacctaacaggcacggtccctagccagattgcttgttacttaaacagaaggggggagatgctaagagccaagtatatgatgcatggcatttttggtctaaaggtgacgccagctagccattgagatgatatgattatgttaagatttgcattcatatggatattggactcctgctgttcacctaggccggctacgggactcctggagagttcccattggttggggaagtacagtaggagggagttccgggggaggagctctctctgcggtccgggaggaggccgcgtgggcggaaaaaatcttcccgggcggtaccggacattggcggcagtttcaaaaaaataaactttgttcctgcttgagtggctcgtgattttgtgcccagccagactgcggcataaatgcactttaaaaaatttagtttttaaacttATAGAAAGCTatacattcacgtctgaaatcttcccgggcggtaccggacattggcggcagtttcaaaaaaataaactttgttcctgcttgagtggctcgtgattttgtgcccagccagactgcggcataaatgcactttaaaaaatttagtttttaaacttATAGAAAGCTATACATTCACGTCTGTAATCCATGTTTCAActataaaattccattatatcaATGACTTTATCTAGTCAGTCTCActgataaacatttaaattttttagttgattATTATTAATGCTGCTTTGAACGTTTTTGAACATATATTTTTGTAGGATAAACTCCTACAAATAGAATTGTTAAAGCAAATAcaaaccctcttttttttttttttttttttgtaatacctttatttatttgtatgtggtgctgaggatccaacccagtgcctcacacatgctaggcaagcgttctaccactgagctacaacctaagCCCCCAAATTCTTAATTTTGGTATTTTGCCAAACTAGACTTCAGAACTGAAGGTAACAGTTAAATTTCTCAATGAAATTGAGTGCCAGTTTCCCTACACTTTAACCAACACTAGATATGAGAAAATCTGTCAGGTTTTTGGAAGCTAAATAACATTAAACCAAGagttaagaatttaaatttatttagaatgatATTTTACCATGGCTGTTTCAGTGTCATGAAATGTTACTGTGTGTAAActccaatcacacacacacacacacacacacacacacacacaccccaccacaAAAACCCAGTAATTGTAGAAAATTACAGACTAGgataaagcagaaaaaatttATACAATGATTTTTAGATCCTCATGAGAAAGCAAATGAAATGTAATTAACAAAAGTACTGTTTCATAGGTTAGAAATACTAAAACTAAATggcattcaataaaatttaaaatagacactacaaattctaaaatattatccTTTACTTCCTGAAGTCATTATAATGGTTTAGGGAGCAGATTTCTGAAGATGGAACCCATATCTCCATGCACCCTTTTCCCGTATAACCCCCCTTCTTGGAGTGTAGGCAGGATCTGTAACtattttctcaacaaaagaataaagtaaGGATGATAGGCTGCCATGCCTTGTTCTGACAGTGAAGGCACTGTCACTCTGGTGATAAGGTTATATGTAAGACTTCTATATTAACAGACTGGAGAAACTcccttgctggctttgaagaagaAAGCTGCCATGCTGTAAAACAGACTACAAAGTAGGTGACCAGAAATTACAGGCAGTCCTTAGGAAGTGAGAGCAGCTCCCAGCTAAAACCCAAGAAAACAGGGACCTTCATCCTATAGTTGAAAGATGAATTCTGCCAAAAACTTCAGGGAGCTTGAAAGTCAGTCTTCCCCTGAGACTCTAATGGAGCAGACTGAAGCCCCAGTGGATAGGATTGCCATGCACAATCCTGAGCAGAGGGAGGATCAGCTCCTCTGCCCAGTTGTCAGATCACCTGTTTTTTACAGACATTAAGTTTGTGGTAGTTTGTtatgcaacaataaaaaactaCTACAAATACCtaaagttttgttgttttaatcaaTAATACCCATAAC
Coding sequences within it:
- the Slirp gene encoding SRA stem-loop-interacting RNA-binding protein, mitochondrial, which produces MAASAARGAVALRSSVGRTVAFVRKIPWTAASSELREHFSQFGHIRKCTVPFDKETGFHKGMGWIHFSSEEELQNAMQQENHIIDGVKVYIQAQRRKMLQGDQTSDEEKDF